The Gammaproteobacteria bacterium genome contains a region encoding:
- a CDS encoding PD-(D/E)XK nuclease family protein, giving the protein MCALQVIPYGEDPLRRLAQQLIETHRDTLPKLTDVIVLLPTPQASLRFRQVLLEIAADHQFPALLGPTIDTLPRWVNQQSITEQAVLSEHQRELMLVEALISHPWLYGQGNPWTLADSLLELFDELGATHLSLPETLDPFVEQLAGAYGLERLDHDSLVGEARLVHSLWQAWHQQMHAAGVIDRHTDQLLKLAACQASLSPRAHFYIAGLGDVSPAQAHWLRHLLARQQAEILLQASPLALPDTDYHPARGMQDLLQRLDSAAAIPAAADNPYGQCLDSIYSDSPSPLRLRASACAQDFPHSPVAERIAIFAAGNAEREAQAIDLQVRLWWHEGKRNIGIVTENRRLARRTRALLERSGINLQDAAGWALSTTSAAATLERWLETLEDDFAYQPLLDLLKSPYLLPGQDREARLSCVYRFEQGVVLKENVARNLNRYRQHLRYRQNRLPADMAADYDDIHLLLDELATAASPLLDLTGDTPHPPGEFLAALATSLERLGLSQSFTDDAAGQRILQELQQMQAATQGSNLRMRWSEFRTWLGRTLERFNFQPPAQTGQVQLMSLGQSVLSRFDALIIAGCEAEYLPGTVGGSPFFNDGVRQALGLSGHSQRLSEKFHQFRCLLESADRILLTHRQEQDGEAVVASAWLQRLQSFHQLAYDDDLIDQPLTQLVNHGNLQVTRVADPLPQPMAAHPTARIGAELFPEFLSASGYQQLINCPYQFFAARCLKLEPPELIREMLAKADYGERVHLCLQAFHHDVSGLPGPFASPLSDNNRSAAVQCLHDIAVAVFARDLEDNFLHRGWLKRWQLMIPEYIDWQFTRQQDWQVKSTELTVSTPRPNSTVTLRGRLDRIDAGVDAETGARVVGIIDYKTGAIPDAAEVLSGESVQLPFYALLAESTGSETVTRVEYLALDERKDLANGRPASASRKTAVKTVGTLETETLESLKDDIAERLDLLVNQIQTGEAMPAWGDEVTCAYCQMSGLCRRQAWQE; this is encoded by the coding sequence GTGTGCGCCCTGCAGGTCATCCCCTATGGCGAGGACCCTTTGCGCAGGCTTGCCCAACAGCTGATCGAAACCCACCGCGACACCCTACCCAAGCTCACCGATGTCATTGTCCTGCTACCCACCCCACAGGCCAGCCTGCGATTTCGGCAGGTGTTACTGGAGATAGCCGCCGACCACCAGTTTCCGGCCCTGCTGGGGCCGACCATCGACACCCTGCCCCGCTGGGTCAATCAGCAATCCATTACTGAACAGGCGGTGCTCTCGGAACATCAGCGGGAGCTGATGCTGGTCGAGGCGCTGATCAGCCACCCCTGGCTCTACGGTCAGGGCAATCCCTGGACGCTGGCGGACAGCCTGCTGGAATTGTTTGATGAACTGGGCGCGACCCATCTCAGCCTGCCCGAAACGCTCGACCCCTTTGTTGAACAACTGGCCGGCGCCTACGGGCTGGAGCGTCTCGATCACGACAGCCTGGTCGGCGAGGCGCGGCTGGTGCACTCCCTCTGGCAGGCCTGGCACCAGCAGATGCACGCCGCCGGGGTGATCGATCGGCACACCGACCAGCTGCTAAAACTCGCCGCCTGCCAGGCCTCGCTCTCCCCCAGGGCGCATTTTTATATCGCCGGCCTGGGCGATGTTTCGCCGGCACAGGCCCACTGGTTGCGCCACCTGCTGGCGCGGCAGCAGGCCGAGATCCTGTTACAGGCCAGCCCCCTGGCGCTGCCGGACACGGACTATCACCCCGCTCGCGGGATGCAGGATCTCCTGCAGCGCCTCGACAGTGCCGCGGCGATCCCCGCCGCCGCCGACAATCCGTACGGCCAGTGCCTCGACTCCATCTACAGCGACAGCCCCAGCCCGCTGCGCCTACGCGCCAGCGCCTGTGCGCAGGATTTCCCCCACAGCCCGGTGGCGGAAAGGATCGCCATCTTCGCCGCCGGCAATGCGGAACGGGAGGCCCAGGCCATCGACCTGCAGGTGCGACTCTGGTGGCATGAGGGCAAACGCAACATCGGCATCGTCACCGAGAACCGGCGACTCGCCCGCCGCACCCGCGCGCTGCTGGAACGCTCCGGCATCAACCTGCAGGATGCGGCGGGCTGGGCCTTATCCACCACCAGCGCCGCCGCCACGCTGGAGCGCTGGCTGGAAACCCTCGAGGACGACTTTGCCTACCAGCCCCTGCTGGACCTGCTCAAGTCGCCCTATCTGCTGCCCGGGCAGGATCGCGAAGCGCGCCTGTCCTGCGTGTACCGGTTTGAACAGGGCGTGGTGCTGAAGGAAAATGTCGCGCGCAACCTCAACCGCTACCGGCAGCATTTGCGCTATCGCCAGAACCGCCTGCCCGCCGACATGGCGGCCGACTACGACGACATACACTTACTGTTAGATGAGCTGGCGACCGCGGCCAGCCCGCTGCTGGATCTCACCGGCGACACCCCCCATCCACCCGGCGAGTTCCTGGCCGCGCTGGCCACCAGCCTCGAGCGGCTGGGCCTCAGCCAATCGTTCACGGACGACGCCGCCGGTCAACGCATCCTGCAGGAGCTGCAACAGATGCAGGCCGCGACCCAGGGCAGCAATCTGCGGATGCGCTGGTCGGAATTCCGCACCTGGCTGGGACGTACCCTGGAGCGCTTCAATTTCCAGCCGCCGGCGCAGACCGGCCAGGTGCAGCTCATGAGCCTGGGGCAAAGCGTCCTCAGTCGGTTCGATGCGCTCATCATCGCCGGCTGCGAGGCCGAATACCTGCCGGGCACGGTGGGCGGCTCGCCCTTTTTCAATGACGGGGTGCGGCAGGCGCTGGGACTCAGCGGCCACAGCCAACGCCTGAGTGAAAAGTTTCACCAGTTTCGCTGCCTGCTGGAGTCGGCCGATCGCATCCTGCTCACCCATCGCCAGGAACAGGACGGCGAGGCGGTGGTGGCCTCCGCCTGGCTGCAGCGCCTGCAGTCCTTTCATCAGCTGGCCTATGACGATGACCTGATTGATCAGCCGCTCACCCAGCTCGTCAATCACGGCAACCTGCAGGTCACCCGTGTCGCCGACCCCCTGCCGCAGCCGATGGCCGCCCATCCCACGGCCCGGATTGGCGCCGAGCTGTTTCCGGAATTTCTGTCCGCCAGCGGCTATCAGCAGTTGATCAATTGTCCGTATCAGTTTTTTGCGGCGCGCTGCCTGAAGCTGGAGCCCCCGGAGCTGATCCGCGAGATGCTGGCCAAGGCCGACTACGGCGAACGCGTGCACCTCTGCCTGCAGGCCTTTCATCATGACGTCAGCGGCCTGCCGGGGCCCTTTGCCTCCCCGCTATCAGACAACAACAGGTCCGCCGCCGTACAGTGCCTGCACGACATCGCGGTCGCCGTGTTTGCCCGCGACCTGGAGGATAATTTCCTGCACCGGGGCTGGCTGAAACGCTGGCAGCTGATGATCCCCGAATACATCGACTGGCAGTTCACCCGACAACAGGACTGGCAGGTGAAATCCACCGAGCTGACGGTCTCGACGCCGCGCCCCAACAGCACGGTGACCCTGCGCGGCCGTCTGGATCGTATCGATGCCGGGGTGGATGCCGAGACCGGCGCCAGGGTGGTGGGCATTATCGACTACAAGACCGGCGCCATTCCTGACGCTGCCGAGGTGTTGAGCGGTGAGTCCGTGCAACTGCCCTTTTATGCCCTGCTGGCGGAAAGCACCGGCAGCGAAACCGTCACCCGAGTCGAATACCTCGCCCTGGACGAGCGCAAGGATCTGGCCAATGGCCGCCCGGCGTCCGCCTCGCGGAAGACCGCGGTCAAGACCGTTGGCACGCTGGAGACAGAGACCCTGGAGAGCCTGAAAGACGACATCGCGGAGCGTCTAGATCTGCTGGTAAACCAGATCCAGACGGGAGAGGCCATGCCGGCATGGGGGGATGAGGTGACCTGCGCCTACTGCCAGATGTCCGGCCTGTGCCGGCGTCAGGCCTGGCAGGAATAG
- a CDS encoding ferredoxin family protein — translation MTYVVTEECILCKYTDCVEVCPVDCFHEGPNMLVIDPEECIDCTLCEPECPINAIYSEDDLPEDQLKFIALNAELSQQWPVITEIKPAPADAKQWEGVPNKLDKLIR, via the coding sequence ATGACTTACGTTGTTACCGAAGAATGCATCTTGTGCAAGTACACCGATTGTGTGGAGGTCTGCCCGGTCGACTGCTTTCACGAAGGTCCGAACATGCTGGTCATCGACCCCGAGGAGTGCATCGATTGCACCCTTTGCGAACCCGAGTGCCCGATCAACGCGATCTATTCGGAAGACGATCTGCCGGAGGACCAGTTGAAGTTTATCGCCCTCAACGCCGAACTGAGCCAGCAGTGGCCGGTCATCACCGAAATCAAACCGGCGCCCGCCGACGCCAAGCAATGGGAAGGCGTGCCGAACAAGCTCGACAAGCTGATCCGTTAG